From Verrucomicrobiia bacterium:
CAAATCGGAAGCTGTCCTTCCCACATGGCAGTTCGGCCAATATCACCGCCTTCACAAACCAGCAAATCACCTGGTTTTAGGGCGAGTCGTTTCTCTTCTGCCTCCTCAAAGTGCATTTCATCTAGTGAGGTTAAGTCTATTCGTCCCCAGAACACATTAGCAGTGCGTAAGAACGGGCGCTTCCTCGAGCCGGCACGCGACTTTGGTGATAGCGATTTGCCTTGCTGGATTCCAAAGACCTCCCCCAACCGCACCACCTGCCAGTGGGCGGGGATGGGGCCGAGTTCGGTCTCCCGGAGCGGCACGCGTTCGGCGGCATCGAGCGGTACGGGTCCGTAGGTGAACAGATGCCGCATCAGGCTCTTCTTCAGCGCGCGCAACGCCGCCACGACGCGCTCGCCCGCCTCCTTGGCGGCTTGCACCGTCCGCAGCACGTGCGCAATCGCCCGCTGCTCGGGGAGAGGTGGGAGGGGGATAAACTGGTTGGCAAGAAAATCAGACAGCTTGAAATTCCTGATACCAGTGGTTCTCTTCTCATATGCTCTTGTCTTGCCCTGCTGGTAGAGAAACTTCCAATGCCAAGCGAAAAATGCAGACTCACAGTGCTTGCCTACCCTCAAACGCTTCACAAAGTTGCTAAATGAAATTGGCAAAAGCTGGTTGCCTAAAATCTGCTTGGAAACGTAAAGGGCGCGACCGGAGGGTTGGTCTTCGCTTCCGCCAGATAG
This genomic window contains:
- a CDS encoding restriction endonuclease subunit S; the encoded protein is MSHEPNTLPDGYRMTDLGPLPEEWKVVWLGEVVEAIDSGDWGDDSMTGDGMSPSRVLRGTDFARADRGDLSSTPIRFLKARSLAKRTVAEGDILVELSGGSEDQPSGRALYVSKQILGNQLLPISFSNFVKRLRVGKHCESAFFAWHWKFLYQQGKTRAYEKRTTGIRNFKLSDFLANQFIPLPPLPEQRAIAHVLRTVQAAKEAGERVVAALRALKKSLMRHLFTYGPVPLDAAERVPLRETELGPIPAHWQVVRLGEVFGIQQGKSLSPKSRAGSRKRPFLRTANVFWGRIDLTSLDEMHFEEAEEKRLALKPGDLLVCEGGDIGRTAMWEGQLPICLYQNHLHRLRTNRQDAFPLFYMYWMQNAWTLLGLYGGSGNKTTIPNLSQSRLCSFPIPLPPLDEQRDIARMLQAVDRRIQAEEAHVRALEALFRTLLHELMTAQRRLPAEFIAKVASNGDQTLRAAPPLVAERSL